One Brassica napus cultivar Da-Ae chromosome C4, Da-Ae, whole genome shotgun sequence genomic region harbors:
- the LOC106391055 gene encoding double-stranded RNA-binding protein 5 — protein sequence MYKNQLQELAQRSCFNLPSYTCIREGPDHAPRFKASVNFNGEIFESPTYCSTLRQAEHAAAEVSLNVLSSRVPSKSLTAKILDETGIYKNLLQETAHRAGLDLPMYTSVRSGSYHFPAFSCTVELAGMSFTGESAKTKKQAEKNAAIAAWSSLKKMSSLDSMGGKENGEEKEQEVVARVLSRFKPKEVRRRETTDQWRRRTSQQDTNKDLLFERLRWINLLTYEHSLPSSSTQKQYKKTSFVSHTQSQASRTNLQPFKGISSQEAKAETEMMITTKTFPLPKAAHHKAKPNESSSGGYSNQIPFSDRGRFSFVGGCNMLAPAVQIRSVIPVFAAPASKPNPDPSISSASSINSCSVPKTSGLGVQEKNPIQTKIVDQTHD from the exons ATGTATAAGAATCAGCTGCAAGAGCTTGCACAGAGAAGCTGCTTCAACTTACCATCATATACTTGCATAAGAGAAGGACCAGATCATGCTCCAAGATTCAAAGCTTCTGTTAACTTCAATGGTGAGATATTTGAGAGTCCCACTTACTGTTCCACTCTCAGACAAGCTGAGCATGCAGCTGCTGAAGTTTCACTTAATGTCCTGTCCTCTAGAGTCCCTTCTAAATCCTTGACTGCAAAGATTCTT GATGAGACAGGAATTTACAAGAACTTGCTACAAGAGACAGCACATAGAGCTGGTCTTGATCTGCCAATGTACACAAGTGTGAGATCAGGATCTTATCACTTCCCAGCTTTCTCTTGCACTGTGGAGCTTGCTGGGATGAGTTTCACTGGAGAATCAGCAAAGACAAAGAAACAAGCTGAGAAAAACGCAGCCATTGCAGCTTGGTCATCTTTGAAAAAAA TGTCAAGCTTGGATTCTATGGGAGGAAAAGAAAATGGTGAAGAGAAGGAACAAGAAGTAGTAGCAAGAGTACTTTCGAGATTTAAACCCAAAGAAGTGAGAAGAAGAGAGACCACAGACcaatggagaagaagaacaagtcaACAAGATACAAACAAGGATCTGTTGTTTGAGAGATTGAGATGGATCAATCTATTAACCTATGAACATTCTTTACCATCATCATCAACACAGAAGCAATACAAGAAAACCAGTTTCGTCTCGCATACACAAAGCCAGGCATCAAGAACAAACCTTCAACCATTCAAAGGGATATCATCACAAGAAGCTAAGGCAGAGACAGAGATGATGATCACCACAAAAACGTTTCCTTTGCCAAAGGCTGCTCATCATAAAGCCAAACCCAACGAATCATCGAGCGGCGGATATAGTAACCAAATCCCATTTTCCGACAGAGGCAGGTTCAGTTTCGTCGGAGGTTGTAATATGCTAGCTCCAGCGGTGCAAATCagatcagtgattccagttttcgcAGCTCCAGCATCGAAACCAAACCCTGATCCTAGCATATCATCAGCATCATCTATAAACTCTTGCTCTGTTCCAAAGACGTCGGGATTGGGAGTTCAAGAGAAGAATCCAATTCAAACGAAAATTGTGGATCAGACCCATGATTAG
- the LOC106435266 gene encoding glycerophosphodiester phosphodiesterase GDPD2: MALRTVLVADVPSLPDSVYGLSEGLEMSKPTSFKMPGFSVIGHRGNGMNVLQSSDRRTRGFKENSILSFNSAAKFPIDFIEFDVQVTKDDCPVIFHDDFIYSQENGVVNESRVTDLSLSEFLLYGPQKEAEKTGKTLMRKSKEGQVLKWDVDSDDPLCTLQEAFERVEQSLGFNIELKFDDQIVYEREFLVHVLRTVLQVVFDYAKDRPVIFSSFQPDAAQLVRELQSTYPVYFLTDAGNQMYKDERRNSLEEAIKVCLEGKLQGIVSEVKGVFRNPSAIAKIKESNLSLLTYGKLNNVGEAVYMQYVMGIDGVIVDFVEEISESVTLMMIRPPSPSSPLPSSASKDDVAAIARPEFSQKEIDFLLKLLSQLIQH; the protein is encoded by the exons ATGGCTCTTCGTACTGTCCTCGTAGCCGACGTCCCCAGCCTCCCTGATTCCGTTTACGGATTATCCGAAG GTTTAGAGATGAGCAAACCGACATCGTTTAAGATGCCTGGATTCTCTGTGATCGGGCACAGAGGAAATGGTATGAATGTGTTGCAATCATCTGATCGGAGAACCAGAGGGTTTAAAGAAAACTCTATCCTCTCTTTCAATTCCGCCGCCAAGTTTCCCATCGATTTCATTGAGTTCGATGTTCAG GTTACAAAAGATGATTGTCCAGTCATTTTCCACGATGATTTCATCTACTCTCAAGAGAAT GGTGTTGTTAATGAGAGTAGAGTGACTGACTTGAGCCTCTCTGAGTTCCTCCTCTATGGACCTCAGAAAGAAGCTGAGAAAACAGGCAAGACCCTTATGAGGAAATCTAAAGAAGGTCAGGTTTTGAAATGGGACGTTGACTCTGATGATCCCCTTTGCACGCTACAAGAAGCTTTTGAAAGAGTTGAGCAGTCTCTAGGGTTCAATATCGAGTTGAAATTCGATGATCAGATTGTCTATGAACGAGAGTTTCTTGTCCATGTCCTCAGAACAGTTCTTCAG GTGGTGTTTGATTATGCTAAAGACAGACCAGTGATCTTCTCAAGTTTCCAACCAGATGCAGCACAACTTGTTAGGGAACTACAGAGCACTTACCCT GTTTACTTCCTGACTGATGCGGGGAACCAAATGTACAAAGATGAGAGAAGAAACTCACTAGAAGAAGCCATAAAGGTTTGCTTGGAAGGAAAGCTACAAGGCATTGTTTCAGAGGTAAAAGGAGTTTTCAGAAACCCATCAGCCATTGCCAAGATCAAAGAATCTAACCTCTCTCTCCTTACATACGGCAAACTCAA CAATGTGGGGGAGGCAGTGTACATGCAATATGTGATGGGGATTGATGGAGTGATTGTAGACTTTGTTGAGGAAATTTCTGAGTCAGTAACACTCATGATGATTCGAccaccatcaccatcatcaccATTACCATCATCAGCTTCGAAGGATGATGTTGCTGCCATTGCAAGACCTGAGTTTTCACAAAAGGAGATTGATTTTCTTCTCAAGCTTCTCTCACAGTTGATACAACATTGA
- the LOC106435269 gene encoding NAC domain-containing protein 20 has translation MELKLRGLPVGFRFRPTDCEISKYLLTKNVMEEQPMKVRNVRYVPEECHDIFSKHPRDLPGYPRETDWYFYCKKLSSQVTTNSQSIWKQIGDETDVLDPKNNDALVGIKRPFTLVDHEEESDDILLSDEDEPSQYNWFMDEISLPLTVSETDWVLCHVFRKIKPEFESKEEEEEEESVVAKSLDLLRENDGNVVPPSHSPP, from the exons ATGGAACTAAAACTCAGAGGTTTGCCTGTAGGATTCAGGTTTCGTCCAACAGATTGtgagatttcaaaatatttattgacCAAAAATGTTATGgaagaacaaccaatgaaagtTCGTAATGTACGGTATGTACCTGAAGAGTGTCATGATATATTCTCAAAACATCCTCGTGACTTGCCTG GCTACCCAAGAGAAACAGATTGGTACTTTTATTGCAAAAAACTTAGTAGCCAAGTTACTACCAACTCTCAGAGTATTTGGAAACAAATCGGAGATGAAACTGATGTTTTAGATCCAAAGAATAATGATGCATTAGTCGGTATCAAACGTCCATTTACTCTTGTTGATCACGAAGAAGAGTCCGATGATATTCTTTTGTCAGATGAAGACGAACCTTCACAATATAATTGGTTCATGGATGAAATTAGCCTCCCATTGACAGTTTCAGAGACTGATTGGGTTTTGTGCCATGTTTTCCGCAAAATAAAACCTGAATTTGAAtccaaagaagaggaagaagaagaagaaagtgttGTTGCAAAGAGTTTGGATCTTCTTAGAGAGAACGATGGAAATGTTGTTCCTCCATCTCATTCTCCACCTTAG